A window of Ignavibacterium sp. contains these coding sequences:
- a CDS encoding aldo/keto reductase: MNYRKFGNTDLLVSEVGFGAWAIGGPAKVGNLPIGWSNVDDNTSIEALKKSFDLGINFYDTADFYGFGHSEELIGKVFGNRTDVIIATKVGHRVENDQILLDYTKAHILKSCDESLKRLKRDYIDFYQLHSAKLNHLEDGQCIEAMEELKSKGKIRYWGISLNTFNPYPEAEFLMQRNLASGFQVAFNIINQRAIKLIEAASQKGYGIIARIPLQFGLLTGKFTKETRFSEDDHRSFRLKPEFLSELIDSLDDVWKISDKYKVDKVTFALSFIMNHKGVSTVIPGIKTPEQAIKNTQTLIKISQEDLDLIHHLFEIKFDSLVSKMA; this comes from the coding sequence CTACAGAAAATTCGGGAACACAGATTTACTCGTGAGTGAAGTTGGTTTTGGTGCCTGGGCAATTGGTGGTCCGGCAAAGGTTGGAAATTTACCAATCGGTTGGAGTAATGTTGATGACAACACTTCGATCGAAGCTCTCAAAAAATCTTTTGACCTTGGAATTAATTTTTATGATACAGCTGACTTTTATGGCTTCGGACACTCTGAAGAACTTATCGGAAAAGTTTTTGGTAACAGAACTGATGTTATAATTGCCACAAAAGTTGGTCATCGTGTTGAGAATGATCAAATTCTTCTTGACTATACCAAAGCTCACATTCTCAAATCCTGCGATGAAAGTCTGAAAAGATTAAAAAGAGATTATATTGATTTCTATCAACTTCATTCAGCAAAACTAAATCATCTTGAGGATGGTCAATGTATTGAAGCTATGGAAGAACTGAAATCTAAGGGCAAAATCCGGTACTGGGGAATTTCTCTTAACACTTTCAATCCATATCCAGAAGCTGAATTTTTAATGCAACGAAATCTTGCTTCTGGTTTTCAGGTTGCATTCAACATCATAAATCAAAGAGCGATTAAACTTATCGAAGCTGCATCCCAAAAAGGTTATGGAATAATTGCAAGAATTCCGCTTCAGTTTGGATTGCTTACAGGCAAGTTCACCAAAGAAACAAGATTTAGCGAAGATGATCACAGAAGTTTCCGTCTTAAGCCAGAATTTCTATCTGAGCTTATTGATTCCCTGGATGATGTCTGGAAAATTTCAGACAAGTATAAAGTGGATAAAGTTACTTTTGCTTTAAGCTTCATAATGAACCACAAAGGAGTTTCAACAGTAATTCCGGGAATAAAAACACCTGAACAGGCAATTAAGAATACACAAACATTAATAAAAATTTCTCAGGAAGATCTGGATTTAATTCATCATTTGTTCGAAATTAAATTTGATTCTTTAGTAAGCAAGATGGCATGA
- a CDS encoding PQQ-binding-like beta-propeller repeat protein has product MKKIFVLILLYLSSSFPQQLKFAWLTDIHIGYPTASEDLNQSVNDINSIKDIDFTIVSGDITATGTLEELSLAKSILDKLNKPYYIIPGNHDTKWSESGCTDFIRLWGNDRFVFENQSLLIIGLHEGPRMRMADGYFAPEDLRWFNSLFKIKSDSVKPMIFITHYPLDESIANWFEMTKRLKTLNTKFVLFGHGHANKIYNLEGIPGIMGRSNLRAKEENGGYNIVEIKDDSVFFYEKNNSKENYSRWHSISISKKLNFTETKFPDYSINNFYPNVRVKWRYNTGYTIGSSAAVSDENIFVGDVSGKFYSLNINDGSVQWTFKSNNAIYSSPAVSSDYVVFGSADSSIYCLSKNNGELIWQFKTNAAVLGSPLIHNNIVYIGSSDKTFRAINLQTGKIIWQFSELNGFVECKPALINDKIIFGVWDEHLYCLNANSGNLIWKWKGDREGKFYSPAACTPVISNGTVFIVAPDRQMTAIDIESGKQLWRTGKYQVRETIGISEKGDKIFIRTMNDTILALPSSKELQEPMWITDCKFGYDISSAQIIEKDGVIFYPIKNGVIYSLDSSNGNILWKHKITNGYVNTITAISKNQIIVTDFDGNIICLVVE; this is encoded by the coding sequence ATGAAAAAAATTTTTGTTTTAATACTTCTTTATCTCTCATCATCATTTCCGCAGCAATTAAAATTTGCTTGGCTGACAGATATTCATATCGGTTATCCAACAGCTAGTGAAGACTTAAATCAATCCGTAAACGATATTAATTCAATTAAAGATATTGACTTTACAATTGTCTCCGGTGATATAACTGCAACTGGTACACTTGAAGAGCTTTCACTTGCAAAATCAATTCTCGATAAACTTAATAAACCTTACTACATTATTCCAGGCAACCACGACACAAAATGGAGTGAATCCGGTTGCACAGATTTTATACGGCTTTGGGGAAATGACAGATTTGTTTTTGAAAATCAGAGTTTGCTTATTATTGGTTTGCACGAAGGACCTCGAATGCGAATGGCTGACGGTTATTTTGCACCGGAAGATTTACGATGGTTTAATTCATTATTCAAAATAAAATCTGATTCTGTTAAACCAATGATTTTTATTACTCACTACCCTCTTGATGAAAGCATTGCAAACTGGTTTGAAATGACGAAACGATTGAAAACTCTCAACACAAAGTTTGTTTTGTTTGGACATGGACACGCAAATAAAATTTATAATCTCGAGGGAATTCCCGGAATAATGGGAAGGTCAAATTTAAGAGCAAAGGAAGAAAATGGCGGTTATAACATTGTTGAGATTAAAGATGACTCTGTATTTTTTTATGAAAAGAATAATTCGAAAGAAAATTATAGCAGATGGCATTCAATCAGCATATCTAAAAAACTAAATTTTACAGAAACAAAATTTCCGGATTATTCTATCAACAATTTCTATCCAAATGTAAGAGTAAAATGGCGGTACAACACCGGCTACACGATTGGTTCTTCTGCTGCGGTGAGTGATGAAAATATTTTTGTCGGAGATGTATCAGGAAAATTTTATTCTTTGAATATTAATGATGGAAGTGTTCAGTGGACATTTAAATCAAATAATGCAATTTATTCATCTCCTGCAGTTTCATCTGATTATGTTGTATTTGGTTCTGCTGACAGTTCTATTTATTGCTTAAGTAAAAATAACGGTGAATTAATCTGGCAATTCAAAACGAATGCTGCAGTGCTTGGCTCACCACTAATTCACAACAACATTGTTTATATCGGAAGCAGTGACAAAACTTTTCGTGCAATCAATTTACAAACAGGAAAAATTATCTGGCAGTTTTCAGAGCTGAATGGATTTGTTGAATGTAAGCCAGCTTTGATTAATGATAAAATTATTTTTGGTGTCTGGGATGAACATCTTTATTGCCTTAATGCAAATTCCGGAAATCTCATCTGGAAATGGAAAGGCGATCGTGAAGGAAAATTTTATTCACCGGCTGCTTGTACACCTGTAATATCTAATGGAACAGTTTTCATCGTTGCACCAGACAGACAAATGACAGCAATTGATATTGAAAGTGGTAAACAGTTGTGGCGAACCGGAAAATATCAGGTGCGGGAAACTATCGGAATATCAGAAAAAGGTGATAAGATTTTCATCCGAACTATGAACGATACAATTCTTGCACTTCCCTCTTCAAAAGAATTACAGGAACCAATGTGGATAACTGATTGCAAATTCGGATATGATATTAGCTCAGCACAAATAATTGAAAAAGACGGAGTAATTTTTTATCCTATTAAAAACGGTGTTATCTATTCGCTTGATTCATCAAATGGAAATATTCTCTGGAAGCACAAAATCACAAATGGATATGTAAACACAATAACTGCGATCAGCAAAAACCAAATCATCGTAACTGATTTTGATGGGAATATAATTTGTTTGGTTGTAGAGTGA